The window AGAAAGGGCTTTTGGAGTCATTTGTAATGTTGGCTTGTGTATTTCGGGTTAACCACCGTAATGGGTGATTTACACCCCTTCCTGTCCGTCGTAGTTCctcaaggaagaagaaaatgaacaaatccGTGTGCaccacagggggggggataaaataaacgagtaaaaaagtgcaaatatTTGTTGGTGTCCTATCTTCTCAATTGTTCGATCTTTATGGAGAAAATGCCACAGCGGAAAATGCGTCTCGGCTATTTTCCAGGGCGAAGTTGTACAGAATTGCATGAACAAGATTTTTTCCTGGTATCCTTTTGTACGTCCCCCTTATgttgcaaagaaaaaaaaaaaaaaaaaaaaaaaaaaaaaacataaggCCCATTTTTACCTGCACACATTGTCTTTATGGTTTCTCTAAATGGTTTAACTTTTTGTTCACATAGGGATTGCGCTTTGCTCTTCGCTCTGATAATTGTCTAATTTGGTTCGATCGCTTgttcgttttcttctttttttttttttttttttttttttgtttcattgtTGCTGCGCTGTAGGGGGAATAAAGCAACTTCCGCATTTCCTCCGCGGTTGCTCTGCTTGGCTTGACTtggatttattttattttatttttttggcacACTGGCGTTTCCCCACTGTTGACTTTCCGCTTATTTGCATATTATTCATTTGTTGCCTCCCCCCTCCTCGCGAGCCGAGCATGGAGGCGCAGAAGAGGGAGAGCAGCGTGGAGCTAATCTGCACGGAGAGGCCCGGGTGGGACCCCCTGGACGCTGCAGAGCACAGGGATAGCCACAAGGACAGGAAAGAGCTCCTGCTGAGGGAGCTGCACAACATAAAAACAAACCTATTCGACAATTCGCCCTTCTCAAGTTAtatccatttttatgaaatATACAAGAACCTGAAATGTATAGTGAAATATGAGAACGAGGTGCCAAAGGGGACTTGGTTTCTTAACCCGATTGGGAAAAGTAAAACATACCTCCTTTACCTTGcgtatattctttttttactgtTATGTATATGCCTGTTATTTCGCGTGCAGACAATGGTTAGATTTCCGTGGGGTGCCAACACACATTATCACCCGTGTGAAATTCATTTCCACGTTTTCTCCACGTTTTCCGTTTTGGCCTATTGCCTGCTAAATTTATATATCATTTTTCTTACATACAAAACGTTTCTCCACCATGTGGATGTGATGTGCCTAATCATCCTGCAAATGTTGTACAATGTGTACATACgagagaaaaacaaagaaatttATCGGAACACAGAAACTCTCATCGAGGGGTGTAAAAAGATGTTTAGCCACTTGGACAGGAAATTTGACCACATGGTGCTACTCCACGCTGATGAAGTTTTCAACAAATTTACACACATATTCAAGTATATAAGTAGGAACAGCTACACGAAGTGGGGGGAAATCGGTACACCAACGAAATGTGGCGAGCTCCTCAAGGAAATTGGGCACCCGAGGGAGAAGGCGGAAAGAGGAAAGAGGGCCAGGGGGGTACCGAAGAAATCAACCTCTGATAACCAGGCATGGGAGAGTAACCTCCTCCGCAACAACGGGTTATGGAGCAATCCACACACAGATAAAGACGCCGCGTTGGCCCCCACAAAGCGTGCAGTTTCCGTAATTATAAATAACGATGATTTATACGAAGAATTGAATATTCCCCCAGGGGGAGACATCCCCAATTACCACTGTGTGGAAAtggacagaaaaaatattttcaacatttttggAAACTCAATTTATTCAAACATTTACAATATTAGCAATTACATGAAGTATAATCAAAACTACATCCACTCATTAATGATCCAGAAATGTAgcgataaaataaattacatcaaatacatttttttcttcattccctACGTAATTAATTTGTGTGTAAATTTActtataaatttttacatCCTTTTCTCCGTTTATTATTACAACAATGCCGTTCCTTTGGTCCCACCTTacgagctagccaaaatgcatattttaaatttgcGAAATTATAAAGGCATATATTAcattctgttcatatttttttttaatttttttttttttttatatgctctcttcctttccaaATTAAATATCATACAGGTCTTCCTCAACCAGATTTACAAGAATTGCAAATACGAGTCCATTTACTACTGCGAACATGTCATGAATGAGATttatgaaaactgcattttttcccacatTGTACAGATAGTACTGAACAGAAAGGGCGCCAACAGGGTGAGTCATGAAGGGGCCAAAGGAGACGCCCTTTTGGAGAAGGTACCTAACCAGGCAAGGTGGAAAGGCCTATCCCCAGACGCTTCTCAAGATTACCATGTCGAGGTCCATAACCCAAGCGGAGCTCCGAACGATGTTGGTTACACCCTCCAGAAGAAGAATCCGAATGTCCACAGGAACAAATCCCACGACATTAACTTTCGAACGTGTCAAGAGGtagattccttttttggtaacAAGGATTCCCACCGGGAGTATGACCACTCTGAGTGCACTAAGTATTTCAGCATGAGTTAGTTGGAACCAACGATCGGGCCACGGGGAGCTACACAACATTGCGTTTTAGTGACTACACGCCGAAAAGGTAGACAACAGGTAGGCACCAGGACGACTTAACCCCCGAGTGAAGCATCCCCTGCGGGAGATAGCGGATTGATTATACATCCTTTCAGGAAGTGGTAGGTGGGTCGACTGTCCCTCTTCGCATCAGTACATTCGTGCTCTGGCTCGTGCATATAGGCAGCCCGATTTCTTCCAGAAAGTGTTTTAGGGCACAAGGGCAGCTATTGTAGCCAATGAAGTCAACTATTTTAAGCGTTTTTTTTGCCGCCGTTACTCACCCCCCACAACTCAGGAGGCACATACCCCCTGCGGTAGATGCTCACATTCTGGGGGTAGTGATGCGCAAAGTCGTAGCAAATGGTCCTgaggaattttttatctGTTTGCGATAGGCGCATGTACAAGGGGTGCAGCTTCTGCAAGGCTTCCTCATCGAGGTGTGTATCTTGAATAtcggaatatttttttcgcaacCCCTCATCAGTGTTAATACTGTAACCGCAAAGATCCAAATTGTGATCTTGACCACCCTTACCAATTAAAGATCGCTCCCATTTTATATGCATGCTAAATCTTGAAAAGATATTCCCCACAAATGTTCCTGAACGTATGCAAATCCACTGATCAATTATAGCAACCTGTCCTGTGTgcaacttttcattttcgtaaaaaaaaaaaaaatttttatactGAGAAAATTGCCTATCAATCACTTTTTTAACTTGCTTTTTCTCATCAgttgaaacaaaaattatgctACTTTTTCGCAAAAACATGATGTAAAGCAAttttaaaagggaaatttcTATAGGCGAGACATCATATGTGGAGATTTTCCTAAAGTCCGTATACCTGAGATGGCAACTTATGTAGTTATTATTggacttaaaatttttttcaacaaactGGTTTCCCTCATTTATTAAATCTTCACTGTATGGGAGAACATCCTCCAAATTTGCTTCCACCAATTCGTTCACAAAAGACACCAGTATGTTGCTGCCATGTTTGATAAGGACAGAATCAATGTCGTAGTGAAATATGTCTGAAAGAGTGGAGCTTACAAAATAGctagttataaaaaaaaattctaaacattctgttttttttcccttgacATTTGCGCAATTTCCTGAATATACAACTGAATATTTATAGTCacaatttttacataaattttttttcaatttataattttccacGTGACATTTCTCTATGTCCAGAAATTGGaaactctttttttcgttcattttgGACCAATCTCCAATGAAATGTCGATACGAAAGAATGTAGTCCGCGTGTGGCCCAAACTCTTTTTCATATTCAGTGTACTCTATCACGGGGATCACATTTTGCAAAACCTTCATGTTGAAGAAAACGCTCCACTTAATTCTGTtgtgttttttctcccttccccaGTGGGTGAGGTAGCACCAGGGGGGCAACACAAGATAATGCACTTGTGTCCGCACCTCCTGGTTGAGGTAGTACACGGCAAGCGCCACTCGGTACAGTACTTCCTTCTGCAGCTGCGTGCGtgtttatatatacgcaatgtgtgtttgtgtatgtgtgtttgCGTATGTGTGTAGTGGAAGGGGCGTAAACGTGAGCAAAAGTGGATTACTCATTGCATAGCATTCATACGAAATTCTGTTACGACGAGGGGGAGGGCGCAACCCTTCTGGGGGATCTCTTTCTGAGCGAATCAGCTACTTCTGCTAATCGCCCAAAGAATGACCCCCTATAATCCCTCACTCATGATCAACACATACATTGAAGCCTTCTCCGAGGTTCACATCATAGaggatgtattttttcttcttgaaagggaaaaaagcatCACCCGTGTACACATCATCAGTTCTGCATACAGGAGAAGAAACATCCTTGTCTAGATTTTTAAAACGCGGGGTTAGGCAAACCAATAGGAGGGCAACCCAAATGTGCGTTCTGCCCTTCATGGGTacgggtaaaaaaaaaaaaaaaaaaaaaaaaaaaaaaaggaagcacgCAAGGCTTAATGATTGGTTAGGAGGGAGGAATCTGAAGAGATAAGGAAATCTTACTACTTAAAGTAAGAGCGTTGCAAACTGAGATAATGGCACACTTTATTTGTGCATCCACAAATGgggtaatatatttttttttcccccccccaaatgacCCTATTTAAACTTCTCCGGGGGTGTGGGAGGGAAAAGGGGACGAagacagaaaaagaaaggtcTCTCTTTGGACTTCCTTTGCGCCACCCAAGTTTGGCTAAATCACGCAACGGGCGGAGGTGTCTACGGCAGACTTCTaacaagggggggggttgaTAATCCTCTTGAGACACATAAATTTTAGAGGGCGAGGTAGAACAGGGGACACatattaattaaaatggTTGGTGTTAATTTGGGGAGGTGGGAATAAAAACGTTGGGCATAAAAAGTGGGAAAGCGTGTGGGAACAACATAAAACGATGAAAGCCcgaaatcgaaaaaaaaaaaaaaaaaaaaaaaaaaaaacatagggggataaaatgaaatataggaaaatggaaagaataaTATACTTCACATGAACTAGCTTTATACTGACAAAATTTAGCAAAAgcagaggaaaaaggaaacactTGATAAAAGTCATTTTCAGCGTTCtaccttttccccttctttttgcaTACAACCAAACCACGGGCAGCAACAAAGGATGAATTTATTCTGCacattatttaaaaaaaaaaaaaaaattatccatgTCGCAACTGCCCGCATTCACGTATAGTCCTCTTCGTTGAagtcatcatcgtcatcgaACTGTTTCCTTCGTCTTATctgcacagaaaaaattatgtatgTCGCTTTTTTTTGAGCAACGAACTACGCAGTCACGCACGGGTGGAACCCTCACCCTGGGGGGCCATTAGAAAACATGGAAAATAACTTGACATggag is drawn from Plasmodium knowlesi strain H genome assembly, chromosome: 7 and contains these coding sequences:
- a CDS encoding GDP-fucose protein O-fucosyltransferase 2, putative; this translates as MKGRTHIWVALLLVCLTPRFKNLDKDVSSPVCRTDDVYTGDAFFPFKKKKYILYDVNLGEGFNLQKEVLYRVALAVYYLNQEVRTQVHYLVLPPWCYLTHWGREKKHNRIKWSVFFNMKVLQNVIPVIEYTEYEKEFGPHADYILSYRHFIGDWSKMNEKKSFQFLDIEKCHVENYKLKKNLCKNCDYKYSVVYSGNCANVKGKKTECLEFFFITSYFVSSTLSDIFHYDIDSVLIKHGSNILVSFVNELVEANLEDVLPYSEDLINEGNQFVEKNFKSNNNYISCHLRYTDFRKISTYDVSPIEISLLKLLYIMFLRKSSIIFVSTDEKKQVKKVIDRQFSQYKNFFFFYENEKLHTGQVAIIDQWICIRSGTFVGNIFSRFSMHIKWERSLIGKGGQDHNLDLCGYSINTDEGLRKKYSDIQDTHLDEEALQKLHPLYMRLSQTDKKFLRTICYDFAHHYPQNVSIYRRGYVPPELWGVSNGGKKNA